A region of Toxorhynchites rutilus septentrionalis strain SRP chromosome 1, ASM2978413v1, whole genome shotgun sequence DNA encodes the following proteins:
- the LOC129773765 gene encoding AMP deaminase 2 isoform X3 — MSARGMLVKFDARRDSSLDQLEGFLSPRSPQILITDYFAQEAPGNESPGIHNVAGAGTGRGVGLVATLSLSQENLAKGLPNEISAPYEVPQFPIEQIENKLQLQRQLNAKVMEQDRHSIAAEIHPDEQIPFDEHDFVAHFQRVSISGEDTSGVPLDDLERASTLLVKALELREKYMRTSHQAFLHTTARFLKSTHPEKYAHQEKKSIADHPVNPPESTQSPWLIDFPDDCNYTIQPKRGVFEVFRDADCKEQLPYSYTKLPDFVQDMQMMCSMIADGPLKSFCYRRLSYLYSKFQLHVLLNELRELASQKAVPHRDFYNIRKVDTHIHAASCMNQKHLLRFIKKTLKKCADEVVTVTKGQPMTLAQVFQSMNLTTYDLTVDMLDVHADRNTFHRFDKFNAKYNPIGESRLREVFMKTDNYLNGKYFANIIKEVASDFEESKYQNAELRLSIYGKSPDEWFKLAKWAIDGDVYSNNIRWLIQIPRLYDIFKTNKLMTSFQQILDNVFKPLFDATNNPSQHPELHKFLQYVIGFDSVDDESKPENPLFDGDVATPDQWLGDENPPYAYYIYYMYANMTVLNSFRADRGMNTFVLRPHCGEAGPVQHLVCGYLMAENISHGLLLRKVPVLQYLYYLAQIGIAMSPLSNNSLFLNYDRNPFPEYLARGLVVSLSTDDPLQFHYTKEPLMEEYSIAAQVWKLSSCDMCELARNSVLMSGFPHKMKQHWLGPNYTREGVAGNDITRTNVPDIRVAFRYESLLDELSNIFKVNSEQALGLSSM, encoded by the exons ATGAGTGCGCGTGGAATGCTGGTGAAATTCGACGCTCGGCGAGATTCGTCCCTCGATCAACTGGAGGGATTCCTTTCGCCACGTTCGCCCCAAATATTGATCACTGATTATTTCGCACAGGAAG CACCCGGTAACGAATCCCCCGGCATTCACAATGTAGCCGGCGCGGGTACAGGAAGAGGTGTCGGCTTGGTTGCCACTCTCAGCTTGTCGCAGGAGAATCTCGCCAAAGGACTGCCCAACGAAATCTCGGCCCCATACGAAGTGCCCCAGTTTCCGATCGAACAGATTGAGAACAAATTGCAGCTGCAGCGGCAGCTGAATGCAAA GGTTATGGAACAGGACCGCCACTCGATCGCAGCGGAAATCCACCCGGACGAGCAGATTCCCTTCGACGAGCATGACTTTGTGGCTCACTTCCAGCGTGTTTCCATCTCGGGAGAGGACACCAGCGGCGTCCCGCTGGACGATCTGGAACGGGCCTCGACACTGCTGGTGAAGGCTCTGGAGCTGCGAGAGAAGTACATGCGAACCTCCCACCAGGCCTTCCTCCATACGACGGCACGCTTCCTCAAGTCGACACATCCGGAAAAGTACGCCCACCAGGAGAAGAAATCGATCGCGG ATCACCCAGTGAACCCCCCGGAGAGCACCCAGTCACCGTGGCTTATCGATTTTCCGGATGATTGTAATTACACGATCCAGCCGAAACGGGGCGTGTTCGAGGTGTTCCGGGACGCCGATTGCAAGGAGCAACTTCCCTACTCGTACACCAAACTGCCGGACTTCGTCCAGGACATGCAAATGATGTGCTCGATGATCGCCGACGGTCCCCTCAAGTCGTTCTGCTACCGTCGCCTGAGCTACCTCTACTCGAAGTTCCAACTGCACGTACTGCTGAACGAACTGCGCGAATTGGCCTCGCAGAAAGCGGTTCCGCACAGAGATTTCTACAACATCCGCAAGGTGGACACGCACATCCACGCCGCGAGCTGTATGAATCAGAAACATCTGTTGCGATTCATCAAGAAAACACTGAAGAAATGTGCTGACGAAGTGGTTACGGTGACCAAGGGCCAGCCGATGACACTGGCGCAGGTGTTCCAGTCAATGAATCTGACAACGTACGATCTGACGGTGGATATGCTGGATGTTCACGCGGACCGGAACACCTTCCATCGGTTCGATAAGTTCAACGCAAAGTACAATCCGATCGGAGAGTCACGGCTGAGAGAGGTGTTCATGAAGACGGATAACTACCTGAACGGGAAGTATTTCGCCAACATCATCAAAGAGGTGGCGAGCGATTTCGAGGAGAGCAAGTATCAAAATGCCGAGCTGCGGCTGTCCATCTATGGTAAATCGCCGGACGAATGGTTCAAGCTGGCCAAGTGGGCCATCGATGGGGATGTCTACTCCAACAATATCCGCTGGTTGATTCAGATTCCTAGACTCTA TGACATCTTCAAAACCAACAAGTTAATGACCTCGTTCCAGCAAATTCTGGACAACGTTTTCAAACCACTCTTCGATGCAACCAACAATCCAAGCCAGCACCCCGAGTTGCATAAGTTTCTGCAGTACGTGATTGGTTTCGACTCCGTAGACGACGAATCCAAACCGGAGAATCCACTGTTCGACGGAGACGTGGCCACGCCGGACCAGTGGTTGGGCGACGAGAATCCCCCGTACGCGTACTACATTTACTACATGTATGCCAACATGACCGTGCTGAATTCCTTCCGAGCAGATCGCGGCATGAACACCTTCGTACTGCGACCTCACTGTGGCGAGGCGGGACCGGTACAGCATTTAGTGTGCGGCTATCTGATGGCAGAGAATATCTCCCATGGGTTGCTGCTGCGGAAGGTTCCGGTCTTGCAATATTTGTACTATCTCGCACAAATCG GTATCGCCATGTCCCCACTGTCCAATAATTCGCTTTTCCTCAACTACGATCGGAACCCATTCCCTGAGTACCTGGCGCGCGGATTGGTGGTATCTCTCTCAACGGATGACCCGTTGCAGTTCCACTATACGAAG GAACCGCTGATGGAAGAGTACAGCATTGCCGCCCAGGTGTGGAAATTGAGCTCGTGCGACATGTGCGAGTTGGCCCGGAACAGTGTTCTGATGAGTGGCTTCCCGCATAAGATGAAACAGCACTGGTTGGGACCGAACTACACACGCGAAGGTGTCGCCGGAAATGATATCACCCGCACCAATGTGCCGGACATCCGGGTAGCGTTCCGCTACGAGTCACTGCTGGACGAGCTTTCCAATATCTTCAAAGTGAACAGCGAGCAGGCTCTTGGCTTGTCGTCCATGTAA
- the LOC129773765 gene encoding AMP deaminase 2 isoform X2 — translation MATVVKTKEMNFNKQDSRSVLQVLSDQQVVEKLKLMENDSFARDNAPGNESPGIHNVAGAGTGRGVGLVATLSLSQENLAKGLPNEISAPYEVPQFPIEQIENKLQLQRQLNAKVMEQDRHSIAAEIHPDEQIPFDEHDFVAHFQRVSISGEDTSGVPLDDLERASTLLVKALELREKYMRTSHQAFLHTTARFLKSTHPEKYAHQEKKSIAVNPPESTQSPWLIDFPDDCNYTIQPKRGVFEVFRDADCKEQLPYSYTKLPDFVQDMQMMCSMIADGPLKSFCYRRLSYLYSKFQLHVLLNELRELASQKAVPHRDFYNIRKVDTHIHAASCMNQKHLLRFIKKTLKKCADEVVTVTKGQPMTLAQVFQSMNLTTYDLTVDMLDVHADRNTFHRFDKFNAKYNPIGESRLREVFMKTDNYLNGKYFANIIKEVASDFEESKYQNAELRLSIYGKSPDEWFKLAKWAIDGDVYSNNIRWLIQIPRLYDIFKTNKLMTSFQQILDNVFKPLFDATNNPSQHPELHKFLQYVIGFDSVDDESKPENPLFDGDVATPDQWLGDENPPYAYYIYYMYANMTVLNSFRADRGMNTFVLRPHCGEAGPVQHLVCGYLMAENISHGLLLRKVPVLQYLYYLAQIGIAMSPLSNNSLFLNYDRNPFPEYLARGLVVSLSTDDPLQFHYTKEPLMEEYSIAAQVWKLSSCDMCELARNSVLMSGFPHKMKQHWLGPNYTREGVAGNDITRTNVPDIRVAFRYESLLDELSNIFKVNSEQALGLSSM, via the exons ATGGCAACAGTTGTTAAAACCAAGGAAATGAATTTCAACAAACAAGACTCTCGATCGGTTCTTCAGGTGCTCAGTGATCAGCAAGTCGTGGAAAAGCTGAAGTTGATGGAAAATGATAGTTTTGCTAGAGACAATG CACCCGGTAACGAATCCCCCGGCATTCACAATGTAGCCGGCGCGGGTACAGGAAGAGGTGTCGGCTTGGTTGCCACTCTCAGCTTGTCGCAGGAGAATCTCGCCAAAGGACTGCCCAACGAAATCTCGGCCCCATACGAAGTGCCCCAGTTTCCGATCGAACAGATTGAGAACAAATTGCAGCTGCAGCGGCAGCTGAATGCAAA GGTTATGGAACAGGACCGCCACTCGATCGCAGCGGAAATCCACCCGGACGAGCAGATTCCCTTCGACGAGCATGACTTTGTGGCTCACTTCCAGCGTGTTTCCATCTCGGGAGAGGACACCAGCGGCGTCCCGCTGGACGATCTGGAACGGGCCTCGACACTGCTGGTGAAGGCTCTGGAGCTGCGAGAGAAGTACATGCGAACCTCCCACCAGGCCTTCCTCCATACGACGGCACGCTTCCTCAAGTCGACACATCCGGAAAAGTACGCCCACCAGGAGAAGAAATCGATCGCGG TGAACCCCCCGGAGAGCACCCAGTCACCGTGGCTTATCGATTTTCCGGATGATTGTAATTACACGATCCAGCCGAAACGGGGCGTGTTCGAGGTGTTCCGGGACGCCGATTGCAAGGAGCAACTTCCCTACTCGTACACCAAACTGCCGGACTTCGTCCAGGACATGCAAATGATGTGCTCGATGATCGCCGACGGTCCCCTCAAGTCGTTCTGCTACCGTCGCCTGAGCTACCTCTACTCGAAGTTCCAACTGCACGTACTGCTGAACGAACTGCGCGAATTGGCCTCGCAGAAAGCGGTTCCGCACAGAGATTTCTACAACATCCGCAAGGTGGACACGCACATCCACGCCGCGAGCTGTATGAATCAGAAACATCTGTTGCGATTCATCAAGAAAACACTGAAGAAATGTGCTGACGAAGTGGTTACGGTGACCAAGGGCCAGCCGATGACACTGGCGCAGGTGTTCCAGTCAATGAATCTGACAACGTACGATCTGACGGTGGATATGCTGGATGTTCACGCGGACCGGAACACCTTCCATCGGTTCGATAAGTTCAACGCAAAGTACAATCCGATCGGAGAGTCACGGCTGAGAGAGGTGTTCATGAAGACGGATAACTACCTGAACGGGAAGTATTTCGCCAACATCATCAAAGAGGTGGCGAGCGATTTCGAGGAGAGCAAGTATCAAAATGCCGAGCTGCGGCTGTCCATCTATGGTAAATCGCCGGACGAATGGTTCAAGCTGGCCAAGTGGGCCATCGATGGGGATGTCTACTCCAACAATATCCGCTGGTTGATTCAGATTCCTAGACTCTA TGACATCTTCAAAACCAACAAGTTAATGACCTCGTTCCAGCAAATTCTGGACAACGTTTTCAAACCACTCTTCGATGCAACCAACAATCCAAGCCAGCACCCCGAGTTGCATAAGTTTCTGCAGTACGTGATTGGTTTCGACTCCGTAGACGACGAATCCAAACCGGAGAATCCACTGTTCGACGGAGACGTGGCCACGCCGGACCAGTGGTTGGGCGACGAGAATCCCCCGTACGCGTACTACATTTACTACATGTATGCCAACATGACCGTGCTGAATTCCTTCCGAGCAGATCGCGGCATGAACACCTTCGTACTGCGACCTCACTGTGGCGAGGCGGGACCGGTACAGCATTTAGTGTGCGGCTATCTGATGGCAGAGAATATCTCCCATGGGTTGCTGCTGCGGAAGGTTCCGGTCTTGCAATATTTGTACTATCTCGCACAAATCG GTATCGCCATGTCCCCACTGTCCAATAATTCGCTTTTCCTCAACTACGATCGGAACCCATTCCCTGAGTACCTGGCGCGCGGATTGGTGGTATCTCTCTCAACGGATGACCCGTTGCAGTTCCACTATACGAAG GAACCGCTGATGGAAGAGTACAGCATTGCCGCCCAGGTGTGGAAATTGAGCTCGTGCGACATGTGCGAGTTGGCCCGGAACAGTGTTCTGATGAGTGGCTTCCCGCATAAGATGAAACAGCACTGGTTGGGACCGAACTACACACGCGAAGGTGTCGCCGGAAATGATATCACCCGCACCAATGTGCCGGACATCCGGGTAGCGTTCCGCTACGAGTCACTGCTGGACGAGCTTTCCAATATCTTCAAAGTGAACAGCGAGCAGGCTCTTGGCTTGTCGTCCATGTAA
- the LOC129773765 gene encoding AMP deaminase 2 isoform X1 gives MATVVKTKEMNFNKQDSRSVLQVLSDQQVVEKLKLMENDSFARDNAPGNESPGIHNVAGAGTGRGVGLVATLSLSQENLAKGLPNEISAPYEVPQFPIEQIENKLQLQRQLNAKVMEQDRHSIAAEIHPDEQIPFDEHDFVAHFQRVSISGEDTSGVPLDDLERASTLLVKALELREKYMRTSHQAFLHTTARFLKSTHPEKYAHQEKKSIADHPVNPPESTQSPWLIDFPDDCNYTIQPKRGVFEVFRDADCKEQLPYSYTKLPDFVQDMQMMCSMIADGPLKSFCYRRLSYLYSKFQLHVLLNELRELASQKAVPHRDFYNIRKVDTHIHAASCMNQKHLLRFIKKTLKKCADEVVTVTKGQPMTLAQVFQSMNLTTYDLTVDMLDVHADRNTFHRFDKFNAKYNPIGESRLREVFMKTDNYLNGKYFANIIKEVASDFEESKYQNAELRLSIYGKSPDEWFKLAKWAIDGDVYSNNIRWLIQIPRLYDIFKTNKLMTSFQQILDNVFKPLFDATNNPSQHPELHKFLQYVIGFDSVDDESKPENPLFDGDVATPDQWLGDENPPYAYYIYYMYANMTVLNSFRADRGMNTFVLRPHCGEAGPVQHLVCGYLMAENISHGLLLRKVPVLQYLYYLAQIGIAMSPLSNNSLFLNYDRNPFPEYLARGLVVSLSTDDPLQFHYTKEPLMEEYSIAAQVWKLSSCDMCELARNSVLMSGFPHKMKQHWLGPNYTREGVAGNDITRTNVPDIRVAFRYESLLDELSNIFKVNSEQALGLSSM, from the exons ATGGCAACAGTTGTTAAAACCAAGGAAATGAATTTCAACAAACAAGACTCTCGATCGGTTCTTCAGGTGCTCAGTGATCAGCAAGTCGTGGAAAAGCTGAAGTTGATGGAAAATGATAGTTTTGCTAGAGACAATG CACCCGGTAACGAATCCCCCGGCATTCACAATGTAGCCGGCGCGGGTACAGGAAGAGGTGTCGGCTTGGTTGCCACTCTCAGCTTGTCGCAGGAGAATCTCGCCAAAGGACTGCCCAACGAAATCTCGGCCCCATACGAAGTGCCCCAGTTTCCGATCGAACAGATTGAGAACAAATTGCAGCTGCAGCGGCAGCTGAATGCAAA GGTTATGGAACAGGACCGCCACTCGATCGCAGCGGAAATCCACCCGGACGAGCAGATTCCCTTCGACGAGCATGACTTTGTGGCTCACTTCCAGCGTGTTTCCATCTCGGGAGAGGACACCAGCGGCGTCCCGCTGGACGATCTGGAACGGGCCTCGACACTGCTGGTGAAGGCTCTGGAGCTGCGAGAGAAGTACATGCGAACCTCCCACCAGGCCTTCCTCCATACGACGGCACGCTTCCTCAAGTCGACACATCCGGAAAAGTACGCCCACCAGGAGAAGAAATCGATCGCGG ATCACCCAGTGAACCCCCCGGAGAGCACCCAGTCACCGTGGCTTATCGATTTTCCGGATGATTGTAATTACACGATCCAGCCGAAACGGGGCGTGTTCGAGGTGTTCCGGGACGCCGATTGCAAGGAGCAACTTCCCTACTCGTACACCAAACTGCCGGACTTCGTCCAGGACATGCAAATGATGTGCTCGATGATCGCCGACGGTCCCCTCAAGTCGTTCTGCTACCGTCGCCTGAGCTACCTCTACTCGAAGTTCCAACTGCACGTACTGCTGAACGAACTGCGCGAATTGGCCTCGCAGAAAGCGGTTCCGCACAGAGATTTCTACAACATCCGCAAGGTGGACACGCACATCCACGCCGCGAGCTGTATGAATCAGAAACATCTGTTGCGATTCATCAAGAAAACACTGAAGAAATGTGCTGACGAAGTGGTTACGGTGACCAAGGGCCAGCCGATGACACTGGCGCAGGTGTTCCAGTCAATGAATCTGACAACGTACGATCTGACGGTGGATATGCTGGATGTTCACGCGGACCGGAACACCTTCCATCGGTTCGATAAGTTCAACGCAAAGTACAATCCGATCGGAGAGTCACGGCTGAGAGAGGTGTTCATGAAGACGGATAACTACCTGAACGGGAAGTATTTCGCCAACATCATCAAAGAGGTGGCGAGCGATTTCGAGGAGAGCAAGTATCAAAATGCCGAGCTGCGGCTGTCCATCTATGGTAAATCGCCGGACGAATGGTTCAAGCTGGCCAAGTGGGCCATCGATGGGGATGTCTACTCCAACAATATCCGCTGGTTGATTCAGATTCCTAGACTCTA TGACATCTTCAAAACCAACAAGTTAATGACCTCGTTCCAGCAAATTCTGGACAACGTTTTCAAACCACTCTTCGATGCAACCAACAATCCAAGCCAGCACCCCGAGTTGCATAAGTTTCTGCAGTACGTGATTGGTTTCGACTCCGTAGACGACGAATCCAAACCGGAGAATCCACTGTTCGACGGAGACGTGGCCACGCCGGACCAGTGGTTGGGCGACGAGAATCCCCCGTACGCGTACTACATTTACTACATGTATGCCAACATGACCGTGCTGAATTCCTTCCGAGCAGATCGCGGCATGAACACCTTCGTACTGCGACCTCACTGTGGCGAGGCGGGACCGGTACAGCATTTAGTGTGCGGCTATCTGATGGCAGAGAATATCTCCCATGGGTTGCTGCTGCGGAAGGTTCCGGTCTTGCAATATTTGTACTATCTCGCACAAATCG GTATCGCCATGTCCCCACTGTCCAATAATTCGCTTTTCCTCAACTACGATCGGAACCCATTCCCTGAGTACCTGGCGCGCGGATTGGTGGTATCTCTCTCAACGGATGACCCGTTGCAGTTCCACTATACGAAG GAACCGCTGATGGAAGAGTACAGCATTGCCGCCCAGGTGTGGAAATTGAGCTCGTGCGACATGTGCGAGTTGGCCCGGAACAGTGTTCTGATGAGTGGCTTCCCGCATAAGATGAAACAGCACTGGTTGGGACCGAACTACACACGCGAAGGTGTCGCCGGAAATGATATCACCCGCACCAATGTGCCGGACATCCGGGTAGCGTTCCGCTACGAGTCACTGCTGGACGAGCTTTCCAATATCTTCAAAGTGAACAGCGAGCAGGCTCTTGGCTTGTCGTCCATGTAA
- the LOC129773765 gene encoding AMP deaminase 2 isoform X4, with translation MNDYSYSYNSKRHFAFDMDMEVETETSKLKTTPGNESPGIHNVAGAGTGRGVGLVATLSLSQENLAKGLPNEISAPYEVPQFPIEQIENKLQLQRQLNAKVMEQDRHSIAAEIHPDEQIPFDEHDFVAHFQRVSISGEDTSGVPLDDLERASTLLVKALELREKYMRTSHQAFLHTTARFLKSTHPEKYAHQEKKSIADHPVNPPESTQSPWLIDFPDDCNYTIQPKRGVFEVFRDADCKEQLPYSYTKLPDFVQDMQMMCSMIADGPLKSFCYRRLSYLYSKFQLHVLLNELRELASQKAVPHRDFYNIRKVDTHIHAASCMNQKHLLRFIKKTLKKCADEVVTVTKGQPMTLAQVFQSMNLTTYDLTVDMLDVHADRNTFHRFDKFNAKYNPIGESRLREVFMKTDNYLNGKYFANIIKEVASDFEESKYQNAELRLSIYGKSPDEWFKLAKWAIDGDVYSNNIRWLIQIPRLYDIFKTNKLMTSFQQILDNVFKPLFDATNNPSQHPELHKFLQYVIGFDSVDDESKPENPLFDGDVATPDQWLGDENPPYAYYIYYMYANMTVLNSFRADRGMNTFVLRPHCGEAGPVQHLVCGYLMAENISHGLLLRKVPVLQYLYYLAQIGIAMSPLSNNSLFLNYDRNPFPEYLARGLVVSLSTDDPLQFHYTKEPLMEEYSIAAQVWKLSSCDMCELARNSVLMSGFPHKMKQHWLGPNYTREGVAGNDITRTNVPDIRVAFRYESLLDELSNIFKVNSEQALGLSSM, from the exons CACCCGGTAACGAATCCCCCGGCATTCACAATGTAGCCGGCGCGGGTACAGGAAGAGGTGTCGGCTTGGTTGCCACTCTCAGCTTGTCGCAGGAGAATCTCGCCAAAGGACTGCCCAACGAAATCTCGGCCCCATACGAAGTGCCCCAGTTTCCGATCGAACAGATTGAGAACAAATTGCAGCTGCAGCGGCAGCTGAATGCAAA GGTTATGGAACAGGACCGCCACTCGATCGCAGCGGAAATCCACCCGGACGAGCAGATTCCCTTCGACGAGCATGACTTTGTGGCTCACTTCCAGCGTGTTTCCATCTCGGGAGAGGACACCAGCGGCGTCCCGCTGGACGATCTGGAACGGGCCTCGACACTGCTGGTGAAGGCTCTGGAGCTGCGAGAGAAGTACATGCGAACCTCCCACCAGGCCTTCCTCCATACGACGGCACGCTTCCTCAAGTCGACACATCCGGAAAAGTACGCCCACCAGGAGAAGAAATCGATCGCGG ATCACCCAGTGAACCCCCCGGAGAGCACCCAGTCACCGTGGCTTATCGATTTTCCGGATGATTGTAATTACACGATCCAGCCGAAACGGGGCGTGTTCGAGGTGTTCCGGGACGCCGATTGCAAGGAGCAACTTCCCTACTCGTACACCAAACTGCCGGACTTCGTCCAGGACATGCAAATGATGTGCTCGATGATCGCCGACGGTCCCCTCAAGTCGTTCTGCTACCGTCGCCTGAGCTACCTCTACTCGAAGTTCCAACTGCACGTACTGCTGAACGAACTGCGCGAATTGGCCTCGCAGAAAGCGGTTCCGCACAGAGATTTCTACAACATCCGCAAGGTGGACACGCACATCCACGCCGCGAGCTGTATGAATCAGAAACATCTGTTGCGATTCATCAAGAAAACACTGAAGAAATGTGCTGACGAAGTGGTTACGGTGACCAAGGGCCAGCCGATGACACTGGCGCAGGTGTTCCAGTCAATGAATCTGACAACGTACGATCTGACGGTGGATATGCTGGATGTTCACGCGGACCGGAACACCTTCCATCGGTTCGATAAGTTCAACGCAAAGTACAATCCGATCGGAGAGTCACGGCTGAGAGAGGTGTTCATGAAGACGGATAACTACCTGAACGGGAAGTATTTCGCCAACATCATCAAAGAGGTGGCGAGCGATTTCGAGGAGAGCAAGTATCAAAATGCCGAGCTGCGGCTGTCCATCTATGGTAAATCGCCGGACGAATGGTTCAAGCTGGCCAAGTGGGCCATCGATGGGGATGTCTACTCCAACAATATCCGCTGGTTGATTCAGATTCCTAGACTCTA TGACATCTTCAAAACCAACAAGTTAATGACCTCGTTCCAGCAAATTCTGGACAACGTTTTCAAACCACTCTTCGATGCAACCAACAATCCAAGCCAGCACCCCGAGTTGCATAAGTTTCTGCAGTACGTGATTGGTTTCGACTCCGTAGACGACGAATCCAAACCGGAGAATCCACTGTTCGACGGAGACGTGGCCACGCCGGACCAGTGGTTGGGCGACGAGAATCCCCCGTACGCGTACTACATTTACTACATGTATGCCAACATGACCGTGCTGAATTCCTTCCGAGCAGATCGCGGCATGAACACCTTCGTACTGCGACCTCACTGTGGCGAGGCGGGACCGGTACAGCATTTAGTGTGCGGCTATCTGATGGCAGAGAATATCTCCCATGGGTTGCTGCTGCGGAAGGTTCCGGTCTTGCAATATTTGTACTATCTCGCACAAATCG GTATCGCCATGTCCCCACTGTCCAATAATTCGCTTTTCCTCAACTACGATCGGAACCCATTCCCTGAGTACCTGGCGCGCGGATTGGTGGTATCTCTCTCAACGGATGACCCGTTGCAGTTCCACTATACGAAG GAACCGCTGATGGAAGAGTACAGCATTGCCGCCCAGGTGTGGAAATTGAGCTCGTGCGACATGTGCGAGTTGGCCCGGAACAGTGTTCTGATGAGTGGCTTCCCGCATAAGATGAAACAGCACTGGTTGGGACCGAACTACACACGCGAAGGTGTCGCCGGAAATGATATCACCCGCACCAATGTGCCGGACATCCGGGTAGCGTTCCGCTACGAGTCACTGCTGGACGAGCTTTCCAATATCTTCAAAGTGAACAGCGAGCAGGCTCTTGGCTTGTCGTCCATGTAA